The following proteins are encoded in a genomic region of Natrarchaeobius halalkaliphilus:
- a CDS encoding DUF58 domain-containing protein produces the protein MTESDLDSGIRPVPILVAVASFVTAIAILTGTGTLTVTQAVVSLVGFASLCGALVSLSRRRDARTCQRTPDPERPHPTPVPGDSLTDAIEEFTATRSHGTFVARRTVGGLRQAAIAVISRFGGASEAEARAAVDDGSWTTDPIAAAFLSEELDRPSRSVREHVVDRVRGDDPYHLAIRRTGAEIASIGYTGLDERNVPETARLHGHERSSSDDTVDVRTTERRLADGEADGIPARATGHWTGIGVVALAAIGIGAVAEASAVVLAGVVGIGYAGFALTARPPTPTLEIERTVSDDAPEPEDEVDVTVSITNVGERPLLDLRVVDGVPAALSVTDGSARLATALRPGERATLEYTVTAACGTHEFDPALVVTRDPSRSAEKAFYVGASTTLVCEPLLRPIESPVPLQAASTTFSGRLTTATGGSGTEFHSVRDYRRNDPLNRIDWNRHARTGELATIEFHQERAARVVVLVDAREAAYLASSTGSTHAVSRATDAASRIAGTLLESGDTVGLAAIGPTSRPVDGADDSGDADVCWIPPSSGNRHRIRLREALATHPQFSPVPPEREARWITQLRALRRRLAAETQIVFLTPLCDRGSVVIARRLASHGHALTVVSPNPTAERTTGQQLSRVARRIRQFDLERAGISVTDWNEAESIDELFARRAAATRGGRR, from the coding sequence ATGACCGAGAGTGATCTCGACTCCGGAATCAGACCGGTCCCTATCCTGGTCGCCGTCGCCTCGTTCGTCACGGCGATCGCGATTCTTACTGGAACCGGAACGCTGACCGTAACGCAAGCGGTCGTGAGTCTCGTCGGATTCGCCTCGCTCTGTGGTGCGCTGGTCAGTCTCTCCCGTCGGCGTGACGCTCGAACGTGTCAGCGAACGCCGGATCCGGAACGCCCTCATCCTACACCCGTCCCCGGCGACTCGCTCACCGATGCGATCGAGGAGTTCACGGCAACTCGATCTCACGGGACGTTCGTCGCACGACGGACCGTCGGCGGGCTCCGACAGGCCGCGATCGCCGTCATCTCGAGATTCGGCGGGGCTTCCGAGGCGGAGGCACGCGCCGCCGTCGACGACGGGTCGTGGACGACCGATCCGATCGCCGCCGCATTTCTCTCCGAGGAACTCGATCGACCCTCGAGATCCGTTCGCGAGCACGTTGTCGATCGCGTCCGCGGAGACGATCCGTATCACCTGGCGATCCGTCGAACCGGGGCCGAAATCGCCAGCATCGGATACACCGGACTCGACGAGCGGAACGTACCGGAAACCGCTCGACTTCACGGTCACGAGCGGTCGTCTTCGGACGACACCGTCGACGTTCGGACCACGGAACGACGGCTGGCCGACGGCGAAGCCGATGGGATCCCGGCGCGAGCAACCGGCCACTGGACCGGAATCGGCGTCGTCGCGCTGGCGGCGATCGGGATCGGTGCCGTTGCCGAGGCATCCGCCGTCGTCCTGGCGGGCGTCGTCGGGATCGGATACGCCGGCTTTGCGCTCACCGCCAGACCGCCCACGCCGACGCTCGAGATCGAACGGACGGTGAGTGACGATGCGCCCGAACCGGAAGACGAGGTCGACGTTACCGTCTCCATTACGAACGTGGGCGAGCGGCCGCTGTTGGATCTTCGAGTCGTGGACGGCGTTCCCGCCGCGCTTTCGGTCACCGATGGGTCGGCCAGGCTCGCCACCGCGTTGCGTCCCGGCGAACGAGCCACCCTCGAGTACACCGTGACTGCCGCGTGTGGCACCCACGAGTTCGATCCCGCACTCGTCGTGACGCGAGACCCCTCCCGATCGGCCGAAAAGGCGTTCTACGTCGGCGCGTCGACGACGCTCGTCTGTGAGCCGCTCCTCCGCCCCATCGAATCTCCCGTTCCGTTGCAGGCCGCGTCGACGACGTTCTCGGGTCGGCTCACGACGGCGACCGGCGGTTCGGGCACGGAGTTTCACTCGGTCCGGGACTACCGCCGGAACGACCCGCTCAACCGGATCGACTGGAACCGCCACGCGCGGACCGGCGAACTCGCGACCATCGAGTTCCACCAGGAGCGTGCCGCCCGCGTCGTCGTCCTCGTCGACGCACGCGAAGCCGCGTATCTCGCGTCGTCGACCGGGTCGACCCACGCCGTCTCCCGCGCGACCGACGCCGCATCTCGGATCGCCGGTACCCTCCTCGAGTCGGGCGACACGGTCGGACTGGCAGCGATCGGGCCGACGTCCCGTCCCGTCGACGGGGCGGACGATTCCGGCGACGCGGACGTCTGCTGGATTCCACCCTCGTCCGGGAACCGCCACCGGATCCGACTCCGCGAGGCGCTCGCGACGCACCCGCAGTTCTCGCCGGTACCGCCCGAGCGGGAAGCCCGATGGATAACGCAGTTACGGGCGCTTCGGCGGCGACTCGCCGCCGAAACGCAGATCGTCTTTCTCACGCCGCTGTGCGACCGGGGGAGCGTCGTCATCGCTCGCCGTCTCGCATCGCACGGCCACGCCCTGACGGTCGTGAGCCCGAACCCGACGGCGGAACGAACGACGGGCCAGCAGCTCTCTCGCGTCGCGAGACGAATCCGGCAGTTCGACCTCGAGCGAGCGGGAATCTCCGTTACCGACTGGAACGAAGCCGAATCGATCGACGAGCTGTTCGCCCGCAGAGCAGCGGCGACTCGTGGTGGTCGTCGATGA
- a CDS encoding DUF4129 domain-containing protein, whose amino-acid sequence MSRTRGAVRIVVALVGIAAIAMAAATIRSPTEPDGSGGVGEGDSGSPTGVPQHEPTDPAPLEVPAIVEYLAYALLILLALGAAWYLISHRRDLVKLIAVVLVVSLVLAGISYLLLRLDLWESVPLQESEPETNDSLGGEPGEGDDQQRQPFSTGPVLVVLAVLTAIFVGSLLRSDRDGRTKRNESEPGDGPSDASDSDRAEVGAAAGRAADRIESSDDFDNEVYRAWLEMTRPLEVDRPASSTPGEFATVAVDAGVRPEHVDELTSLFEEVRYGNRETTDDVESRAISVLRRIEDEYAEPTVSDVDGRDAIDPTKRDQDRSGVTK is encoded by the coding sequence ATGTCTCGGACTCGAGGTGCAGTTCGGATCGTCGTCGCGCTGGTCGGTATCGCCGCAATCGCGATGGCTGCGGCGACGATCAGATCCCCGACCGAACCGGACGGAAGCGGCGGCGTCGGTGAGGGCGATTCCGGTTCTCCGACTGGCGTCCCCCAGCACGAACCGACGGATCCTGCGCCCCTCGAAGTGCCGGCGATAGTCGAATACCTCGCCTACGCGCTGTTGATCTTGCTCGCACTGGGTGCCGCGTGGTATCTGATCAGCCACCGTCGGGATCTGGTGAAGCTGATCGCCGTCGTCCTCGTGGTTTCGCTCGTGCTGGCTGGGATTTCCTATTTGTTATTGCGCCTCGATCTGTGGGAGTCGGTTCCGCTACAGGAGTCCGAACCGGAGACGAACGACAGCCTCGGCGGTGAGCCGGGCGAGGGCGACGATCAACAGCGGCAACCGTTTTCGACGGGACCGGTGCTCGTGGTTCTCGCCGTTCTCACCGCGATTTTCGTCGGGAGTCTCCTCCGGAGCGACCGCGACGGACGAACGAAACGCAACGAGAGCGAACCGGGTGACGGACCGAGTGACGCGTCCGATTCGGATCGAGCCGAAGTGGGTGCGGCCGCCGGCCGCGCGGCCGACCGGATCGAATCGAGCGACGACTTCGACAACGAGGTCTATCGGGCCTGGCTCGAGATGACGCGACCGCTCGAGGTCGATCGACCGGCCTCGAGCACGCCGGGGGAGTTCGCGACGGTGGCGGTCGATGCGGGAGTACGCCCCGAACACGTGGACGAACTCACGTCGCTGTTCGAGGAGGTTCGCTACGGGAACAGAGAGACGACCGACGACGTGGAGTCCCGTGCGATTTCGGTGTTGCGCCGAATCGAAGACGAGTACGCCGAACCGACGGTCTCTGACGTCGATGGCCGGGACGCGATCGATCCGACGAAGCGTGACCAGGACCGCTCGGGTGTGACGAAATGA